In one Sphingobacterium daejeonense genomic region, the following are encoded:
- a CDS encoding OmpH family outer membrane protein, whose protein sequence is MKNLLKSVVLASGILLAGTAANAQQKIGHINTAEIVQSTNEFKAAEAQMKTLSETKQQEIQGMISEYQKEQNNANEKLRNRSEANKETVDAEVQTIATKMRDMETRIQGVQQAAQEEIGKKQQELYAPIEQKVMTAINTVAKEKGYAYVLDISNGGVPYFQGGDDLTAEIKAKLGVSATAAPAAAPKK, encoded by the coding sequence ATGAAAAATTTATTGAAAAGTGTAGTATTAGCATCTGGAATTTTATTGGCGGGTACTGCTGCCAATGCACAACAAAAAATTGGACACATCAACACAGCAGAAATTGTTCAGTCTACAAATGAATTTAAAGCTGCTGAAGCACAAATGAAAACCTTGAGCGAAACTAAGCAACAAGAGATTCAAGGCATGATCAGCGAGTACCAAAAAGAACAGAACAATGCCAACGAAAAGTTGAGAAACCGTAGCGAAGCTAACAAAGAAACTGTAGATGCTGAAGTTCAAACTATCGCTACTAAAATGCGTGACATGGAAACACGTATCCAAGGTGTTCAACAAGCTGCACAAGAAGAAATCGGTAAAAAACAACAAGAGTTATATGCTCCTATTGAGCAAAAAGTAATGACTGCAATCAATACTGTAGCTAAAGAAAAAGGTTATGCTTATGTATTAGACATCTCTAACGGTGGAGTTCCTTACTTCCAAGGTGGTGATGACTTAACTGCAGAAATCAAAGCTAAATTAGGTGTAAGCGCAACAGCTGCTCCAGCTGCTGCTCCTAAAAAATAA
- the bamA gene encoding outer membrane protein assembly factor BamA, protein MKRIIKLSILLTLLICNFAQAQITGNRPLNLNNPDDISYLDPKNYVIGGVTVSGAKYLDSEVLITISKLSVGQYIEVPSEQTSNVIKDLMSQNLFEDVQLYATKIEGETIFLEIRVVERPRLTRVDINGLSKSQTEEVRKRLNTNAGKIVNDNLLLTTKTTIEKFLREKSYLYPDITITTKPDSGQANNEIVIVDVERNKKIKVNSINFTGNEEFSDKQLTKFMKGVRPRAWFRVFGPGKFKDDKYEEAKTNLVAKMQDKGFRDAQIIKDTVRRHDNNEVAIDLDVYEGPKYYVGDITWSGNSKFKDSVLNILLGIKRGDIYSEEKLNSKLSGPTRNSDDIAAIYQNDGYLTFNVQPVIKRIHQDTIDLDIQMFEGKQYTINNVILKGNDVTNDRVVLRSIYTKPGQKYSRELLVRSVREISQLGMFDEQKVNPMPTNLNYEEGTTDIEFSVAEKPSDQVELSGGYGAGQVIGTLGLNFNNFSTSNFFKKESWKPLPRGDGQKLSIRGQTSGKRYQSYSFSFSEPWLGGKKPIYFGLSAYISNSQYQRYNWESNRYEDYEGIPKIKMHGVTATLGKRLQWPDNYFQINSSLSYQRYLLDNYGGIFLFSDGTAYNINFTQEISRNSIDAPIYPTSGSHIKFSVQLTPPYSLWNNINYETAPDAEKFKFTEYHKWKFDSQWYTKIAGKLVLKAQAQFGYLGRYNSETIVSPFERFKLGGDGMQGFDFLQGSEIIAMRGYANGALIPASTGSNQQNIAIRSGSPIYAKYQLELRHPIMLNDQATVFALAFAEAGNTWNKFDEVNPFKVRRTVGVGARIFLPIFGMLGIDYGHALDPIPGLTTDQWKQNFTFSIIQNMGGF, encoded by the coding sequence ATGAAGCGTATAATTAAACTTTCTATTTTACTCACCCTCTTAATTTGCAATTTCGCGCAGGCTCAGATAACAGGAAATAGGCCTTTGAATTTGAACAATCCAGATGACATCAGTTATTTGGACCCTAAAAACTATGTTATCGGTGGAGTAACAGTATCCGGAGCAAAATATCTAGATTCCGAAGTACTGATCACGATTTCAAAATTATCGGTGGGACAATACATAGAGGTTCCTAGCGAACAGACCTCGAACGTAATTAAAGACTTAATGTCACAAAACCTGTTCGAAGATGTTCAGTTATATGCTACTAAGATCGAAGGGGAAACAATCTTCTTAGAAATCAGGGTTGTTGAAAGACCAAGACTTACAAGAGTAGATATTAATGGCTTAAGTAAATCTCAAACTGAGGAAGTTCGTAAGCGATTAAATACCAACGCTGGTAAAATCGTTAATGATAACTTACTACTTACAACCAAGACTACCATTGAAAAATTCCTAAGAGAAAAATCTTATTTATATCCAGACATTACGATTACAACTAAGCCTGATTCAGGACAAGCAAACAATGAAATCGTAATTGTAGATGTAGAAAGAAACAAAAAAATCAAAGTTAACAGCATCAACTTTACCGGAAACGAAGAGTTCAGCGACAAACAGCTAACGAAATTCATGAAAGGTGTTCGTCCTAGAGCATGGTTCAGAGTATTTGGTCCGGGTAAATTCAAGGATGACAAATACGAAGAAGCAAAAACTAACCTAGTTGCAAAAATGCAAGATAAAGGTTTCCGTGATGCTCAGATTATTAAAGATACTGTGAGACGTCATGACAACAATGAAGTAGCTATTGATTTGGATGTCTATGAAGGTCCTAAATATTACGTAGGTGATATTACATGGTCTGGAAACTCCAAATTCAAGGATTCTGTATTGAATATCTTATTAGGTATCAAACGTGGAGATATCTATAGCGAGGAAAAATTGAACTCAAAATTGAGTGGTCCTACAAGGAACTCTGACGATATCGCAGCAATCTATCAAAATGATGGTTACTTGACGTTCAATGTTCAGCCGGTTATCAAACGTATCCATCAAGATACTATCGATTTGGACATCCAGATGTTTGAAGGAAAGCAGTATACGATCAATAACGTAATCTTAAAAGGAAATGATGTAACGAATGACCGAGTGGTATTACGTTCTATCTATACAAAACCGGGTCAGAAATATTCTAGAGAGTTATTGGTTAGAAGTGTTAGGGAGATTTCTCAATTAGGAATGTTTGATGAGCAAAAGGTTAACCCTATGCCAACCAACTTGAACTATGAAGAAGGAACAACTGATATTGAATTCTCAGTTGCGGAAAAACCATCAGACCAAGTTGAATTATCAGGTGGTTATGGTGCAGGCCAGGTTATCGGTACTTTGGGTTTGAATTTCAACAACTTCTCAACGAGCAATTTCTTCAAAAAAGAATCTTGGAAACCACTTCCTAGAGGTGATGGTCAGAAATTGAGTATCCGTGGTCAGACTTCAGGAAAACGTTATCAATCCTACAGTTTCTCATTCTCTGAGCCATGGTTAGGTGGTAAAAAACCTATTTACTTTGGTTTGAGTGCTTATATTTCGAATTCACAATACCAACGTTATAACTGGGAATCTAACCGTTATGAAGATTACGAGGGTATTCCAAAAATCAAGATGCACGGTGTTACCGCAACATTAGGTAAGCGTTTGCAATGGCCAGACAACTATTTTCAAATCAATAGTTCTCTATCTTACCAACGCTATTTATTGGATAACTACGGTGGTATCTTTTTATTCTCTGATGGTACTGCTTATAACATTAACTTTACTCAAGAGATCAGCAGAAACTCTATTGATGCTCCTATTTACCCGACATCAGGATCACACATTAAATTCAGTGTTCAGTTGACTCCTCCGTATTCATTATGGAACAACATCAACTATGAAACTGCGCCTGATGCAGAGAAGTTCAAGTTTACGGAGTACCACAAGTGGAAATTTGACTCTCAATGGTATACTAAAATTGCAGGTAAATTAGTTTTGAAAGCCCAAGCGCAATTTGGTTATTTGGGAAGATATAATTCAGAAACAATTGTTTCACCATTCGAGCGTTTTAAATTAGGTGGTGATGGTATGCAAGGATTTGACTTCTTACAAGGTTCTGAAATTATTGCGATGCGTGGATATGCAAATGGTGCATTGATTCCAGCTTCTACAGGTAGCAATCAACAAAATATTGCCATTCGTTCGGGTAGCCCTATCTATGCTAAATATCAGCTAGAATTACGTCATCCAATTATGTTGAACGATCAAGCGACTGTATTTGCTTTGGCTTTTGCAGAAGCAGGTAATACTTGGAATAAATTTGATGAAGTAAATCCGTTCAAGGTTCGTCGTACAGTTGGTGTTGGAGCACGTATCTTCTTACCTATCTTTGGTATGCTGGGTATTGACTATGGTCATGCTTTAGATCCTATCCCTGGATTGACTACTGATCAGTGGAAGCAAAACTTCACCTTCAGTATTATCCAAAATATGGGCGGGTTCTAA
- a CDS encoding NAD kinase has protein sequence MKELSIAVYGREFNQSVIGYVVELFTYLRERNVNVYIHHDFHSFLKRLCKLDFTFKKFKSHKDLPSDIAFMLSLGGDGTMLSAATLIKDSGIPLAGINFGRLGFLANISKNHIEDALDQILSNNYQIQKRALLQVESSDGTFIKGEDFALNDITVFRSDSSAMITVHAVLDDELLNSYWADGLIIATPTGSTAYSLSCGGPIIMPGSGNFVITPISPHNLNVRPIVVNENMTLRLEIESRTEKYILSCDSKSHTLSTKTSLTITKAPFSINLIRLQNDQYFGILREKLLWGIDVRNY, from the coding sequence ATGAAAGAGCTGTCCATAGCAGTATACGGTCGAGAGTTTAATCAATCCGTCATCGGATACGTTGTTGAGCTGTTCACCTATCTGCGTGAAAGAAATGTTAATGTTTATATCCATCATGACTTCCACAGCTTTCTTAAGCGATTGTGCAAACTAGATTTTACCTTTAAAAAATTCAAGTCGCATAAAGATCTGCCTAGTGATATTGCGTTTATGCTTAGTTTGGGTGGTGATGGCACCATGCTTTCAGCAGCAACATTAATTAAAGACTCAGGCATTCCTTTGGCAGGGATCAATTTTGGTCGTTTGGGATTTTTGGCCAATATTTCCAAGAACCATATTGAGGATGCTTTGGACCAAATCTTATCCAATAATTATCAGATCCAAAAAAGAGCCTTATTACAGGTAGAGAGTTCTGATGGAACTTTTATTAAAGGTGAGGATTTTGCTTTAAATGACATCACTGTTTTCAGATCAGATTCTTCGGCCATGATCACGGTGCATGCAGTTTTAGATGATGAGCTGTTGAACTCTTATTGGGCAGATGGCTTGATAATAGCTACTCCAACCGGATCTACAGCGTATTCATTGAGCTGTGGTGGCCCTATCATTATGCCTGGCAGTGGAAATTTTGTTATTACTCCTATTTCTCCTCACAACTTGAACGTAAGGCCTATTGTCGTTAATGAAAACATGACATTGCGTCTGGAAATAGAAAGCCGTACTGAAAAGTACATTCTGAGTTGTGATTCAAAAAGTCACACATTAAGCACAAAAACAAGCCTTACCATCACTAAAGCGCCTTTCAGCATTAATTTAATCCGTCTTCAGAACGATCAATATTTTGGTATTTTGAGAGAGAAATTACTATGGGGTATCGATGTTCGCAATTATTAA
- a CDS encoding isoprenyl transferase, whose product MSFKDKIDKTRLPQHIAIIMDGNGRWAKEKGELRVFGHKNGVTAVREALEASVEIGLSYLTLYAFSTENWNRPQFEVDALMELLVNSLNQELPTFQENNIRVNSIGRMSDLPGHCQVTLQSTIEQTKNNTGCTLTLALSYGSRQEILDATKSIAEKVKKGEISLEDINEDLFSKNLYTYDLPDPDLLIRTSGEERISNYMLWQIAYSELFFLPMMWPEFSRETLFECIYLYQNRERRFGKTSEQL is encoded by the coding sequence ATGAGTTTTAAAGATAAAATAGATAAAACTAGATTACCCCAGCATATTGCGATTATCATGGATGGTAACGGCCGGTGGGCAAAAGAGAAGGGAGAACTTCGGGTATTTGGCCACAAAAATGGTGTTACTGCCGTTCGGGAAGCATTAGAGGCTTCCGTTGAGATTGGTCTTTCCTATCTTACCCTTTATGCTTTTTCAACTGAGAATTGGAACCGACCTCAATTTGAAGTTGACGCCCTGATGGAGCTATTAGTAAACTCATTAAACCAAGAATTACCAACCTTTCAAGAGAATAATATTCGCGTGAACAGCATTGGCAGAATGTCTGATCTTCCAGGGCATTGCCAAGTAACTTTACAGTCAACCATTGAACAAACCAAGAACAATACAGGCTGCACATTGACCTTAGCATTGAGCTATGGATCGCGCCAGGAGATCTTGGATGCTACAAAATCAATTGCTGAAAAAGTTAAAAAAGGTGAAATTTCTCTAGAGGATATTAACGAAGACTTATTCAGCAAAAATCTCTATACCTATGATCTTCCCGACCCTGATTTATTGATCAGAACCAGCGGTGAAGAGCGCATAAGCAACTATATGTTATGGCAAATAGCTTATTCTGAGCTGTTTTTCCTACCTATGATGTGGCCTGAATTCTCCAGAGAGACTTTATTTGAGTGTATTTATTTATATCAAAATAGAGAAAGAAGATTTGGGAAAACTAGTGAACAATTATAA
- a CDS encoding OmpH family outer membrane protein — translation MKRIAIIIVMLTMMGSVSFAQKLAYVDSEYVMKHIPEYNSAIKQMDDQSKQWQAEVDRQYDEIERMYQAYQKDQANLNADMRRRREDEIVNKEKAVKEFQRTKFGMDGDLFKQRENLMKPIQAKVSKAIQDVATAGQFDFIMDKRSENSFLYANPSLDKSNDVITKLGLRPNPSLAN, via the coding sequence ATGAAAAGAATAGCAATAATAATCGTGATGTTAACTATGATGGGTTCAGTATCATTTGCCCAAAAATTAGCATATGTAGATTCAGAGTATGTCATGAAACATATCCCTGAATATAATTCAGCGATCAAACAGATGGATGATCAGTCAAAACAATGGCAAGCTGAGGTCGATAGACAATATGACGAGATAGAGCGTATGTATCAGGCATACCAAAAAGATCAAGCGAATTTAAATGCAGATATGCGCAGACGTCGTGAAGATGAAATCGTGAACAAAGAAAAAGCAGTGAAGGAATTCCAACGCACTAAATTTGGTATGGATGGTGATCTTTTCAAACAGCGCGAAAACTTGATGAAACCTATTCAAGCAAAGGTTAGCAAAGCAATTCAAGATGTAGCTACTGCTGGTCAGTTTGATTTTATCATGGACAAAAGAAGCGAAAATAGCTTCTTGTATGCGAATCCAAGCTTGGATAAAAGTAACGATGTTATCACTAAACTAGGATTGAGACCCAATCCCTCTTTAGCGAACTAA